Proteins found in one Paenibacillus borealis genomic segment:
- a CDS encoding DUF817 domain-containing protein translates to MNSITRLLHFGYHQAMSCIFPVAIFGTLILTSRVEVPFIHRYDLILLILLTVQYLMYRSGLETLDEIKVICVFHVIGLMLEIYKIRMGSWAYPDPGYTKLLGVPLYSGFMYASVASYMCQIWRRLKMDMTGWPGLASAGLLGGAIYLNFFTHHFIPDFRWWLTALVVVVFWRTWIIYRVQDRMYRMPLTLAFFIVGFFIWLAENIATFLGAWKYPDQHETWHLVGLSKISSWFLLVIISVIIVAQLKHVKAGRS, encoded by the coding sequence TTGAATTCAATCACAAGACTGCTGCATTTCGGTTATCATCAGGCGATGAGCTGCATCTTTCCTGTTGCGATCTTTGGAACCCTGATCCTTACAAGCAGAGTAGAAGTGCCCTTCATCCACCGTTATGATCTTATTCTGCTGATCCTGCTGACCGTCCAGTACTTAATGTACCGTAGCGGGCTGGAGACCCTCGATGAGATCAAAGTGATCTGTGTATTTCATGTGATCGGTCTGATGCTGGAGATTTATAAAATAAGAATGGGTTCATGGGCCTACCCCGATCCCGGATATACGAAGCTGCTCGGAGTTCCGCTGTACAGCGGGTTTATGTATGCCAGCGTGGCAAGCTACATGTGCCAGATCTGGCGCAGACTGAAGATGGACATGACCGGCTGGCCGGGTCTGGCTTCTGCGGGCCTGCTGGGTGGAGCGATTTACCTGAACTTTTTCACCCACCACTTTATTCCGGATTTCCGTTGGTGGCTGACGGCGCTGGTGGTGGTTGTTTTTTGGAGAACATGGATTATCTACCGGGTGCAGGACCGGATGTACCGGATGCCGCTGACGCTGGCTTTTTTCATCGTAGGTTTCTTCATCTGGCTGGCTGAGAATATCGCTACCTTCTTGGGTGCCTGGAAATATCCCGACCAGCACGAGACCTGGCATCTGGTGGGGCTCAGCAAGATCAGCTCATGGTTTCTGCTCGTTATCATCAGCGTCATTATAGTCGCCCAGCTTAAGCATGTTAAGGCAGGACGT
- a CDS encoding helix-turn-helix domain-containing protein produces MAIIINIDVMLAKRKMSVTELTEKVGITMANLSILKNGKAKAIRFSTLAAICKALDCQPGDILEYIPESNE; encoded by the coding sequence ATGGCGATAATAATCAATATTGATGTGATGCTGGCTAAACGGAAAATGAGTGTAACAGAGCTTACGGAGAAGGTTGGCATAACGATGGCTAACCTGTCTATACTCAAGAACGGCAAGGCGAAGGCGATCCGGTTCTCAACGCTTGCGGCGATTTGCAAGGCACTGGATTGTCAGCCGGGAGACATATTAGAATACATCCCCGAATCTAATGAATAA
- a CDS encoding DUF2975 domain-containing protein, with the protein MKRKPGSTTFLKAVIVLFGLAALALCVFVVPEIAGFAEELYPDMGYIQALVMIDLYGAALPFYIALYQAFKLLGYIDQNKAFSETSVQVLKNIKHCAVAISGMFVIGMPLFYLMAERDDAPGIIVIGMIIILASMVIAVFAAVLQKLLNEAIELKSENDLTV; encoded by the coding sequence ATGAAACGTAAACCAGGTTCGACCACTTTTTTGAAGGCAGTGATAGTGCTGTTTGGATTGGCTGCACTTGCGCTATGTGTATTCGTGGTGCCGGAGATCGCGGGGTTTGCAGAAGAGCTGTATCCGGATATGGGTTACATACAGGCGCTCGTAATGATTGATTTGTATGGGGCGGCGCTGCCTTTTTACATTGCACTCTATCAGGCCTTTAAGCTGTTAGGCTATATCGACCAGAACAAGGCGTTCTCGGAAACCTCTGTGCAGGTGCTGAAGAATATCAAACACTGCGCAGTCGCCATCAGCGGTATGTTTGTAATCGGCATGCCGCTGTTCTATCTGATGGCGGAGAGAGATGATGCTCCGGGAATTATCGTGATCGGAATGATTATTATTCTGGCTTCCATGGTGATTGCTGTATTCGCTGCAGTGCTCCAGAAGCTGTTAAACGAAGCAATCGAACTAAAATCTGAAAATGATTTGACAGTCTGA